In Pelomicrobium methylotrophicum, a single genomic region encodes these proteins:
- a CDS encoding Crp/Fnr family transcriptional regulator — translation MEKEVAPGGPDAASSGVAAFLAASAFFADLTTAQLHAIAPLFRFEEYPEGAEIYNLGDQAVDFYVLVEGLVRFTIGRGGRQAYAGEVLRSGEIFGWAAVVERAQRRIATAYCLTPCKVLAINGNEFLKAMDRDHSMGYHVMKQLNFLITGELTSFASG, via the coding sequence CGAGCGGCGTGGCCGCCTTTCTCGCCGCCAGCGCGTTTTTTGCCGACCTGACCACGGCGCAGTTGCACGCGATCGCGCCCCTGTTCCGGTTCGAAGAGTATCCGGAAGGCGCGGAGATCTACAATCTGGGAGACCAGGCGGTCGACTTCTACGTGTTGGTGGAAGGGCTGGTGCGCTTCACCATCGGGCGCGGCGGGCGCCAAGCGTACGCGGGCGAAGTGCTGCGCAGCGGCGAGATTTTCGGCTGGGCGGCGGTGGTAGAGCGGGCCCAGCGGCGCATCGCCACCGCCTATTGCCTCACCCCCTGCAAAGTGCTGGCGATCAACGGCAACGAGTTCCTCAAGGCCATGGACCGGGACCATAGCATGGGCTACCATGTGATGAAGCAGCTCAACTTTCTCATCACCGGCGAGCTCACCTCGTTCGCTTCCGGATGA
- the aprB gene encoding adenylyl-sulfate reductase subunit beta: MPTYVDMTRCDGCGECVDICPSDIMHIDPVYRRSYNIEPNFCWECYSCVKACPQHAIDVRGYSDFAPLGHKVRVLRDRQNNRIYWKIRYRDGRVKEFTFPIRTTPWGSIKPPSEYERPDASALNSPLLAHEPEALKVDALPVLPRSEKV, encoded by the coding sequence ATGCCGACCTACGTGGACATGACGCGCTGCGACGGCTGCGGCGAGTGCGTGGATATCTGTCCATCCGACATTATGCACATCGACCCCGTCTATCGCCGCTCCTACAACATCGAGCCCAACTTCTGCTGGGAGTGCTACTCGTGCGTAAAGGCCTGCCCGCAGCACGCGATCGACGTCCGGGGTTATTCTGACTTCGCGCCGCTCGGCCACAAGGTCCGGGTGCTCCGGGACCGGCAAAACAACCGCATCTACTGGAAGATCCGCTACCGCGACGGGCGGGTGAAGGAGTTCACCTTCCCAATCAGGACCACGCCCTGGGGTTCCATCAAGCCGCCGTCCGAATACGAGCGGCCCGATGCCAGTGCGCTCAACTCTCCGCTGCTGGCCCACGAGCCCGAGGCGCTCAAGGTGGACGCGTTGCCTGTTCTGCCCCGTTCCGAAAAGGTGTGA
- a CDS encoding adenylyl-sulfate reductase produces the protein MFTSNPFAAVTELVPSFAMQVYVILMAIAVAAGTLFDVYHKGSGKYFALRRERSKTAAPRQLSGAERFSIAIRTFAEAAVSGEFCRWPRRLSHLLMMYGFLLYVITTLVMVFGYSTAARTPAFLPVLWNLGALMILAGGLWFFFFLRVNVAYEGHSPFHLGRADLFVGSLMASAALALVWHFVQTTFESPAATLLFFGLYIFFTTLLFVSVPWSKFAHMFYKPAVAYQRRIEEASGASDLPTPAGDLHCRN, from the coding sequence ATGTTCACCAGCAATCCATTCGCAGCGGTGACAGAGCTTGTGCCTTCCTTCGCCATGCAGGTGTACGTCATCCTGATGGCGATCGCCGTCGCCGCTGGAACGCTGTTCGACGTCTACCACAAGGGCAGCGGCAAGTACTTCGCGCTGCGGAGAGAAAGATCGAAGACCGCAGCCCCGAGACAGCTCAGCGGAGCCGAGAGGTTTTCGATCGCGATCAGGACCTTCGCGGAGGCGGCGGTCTCCGGCGAGTTCTGCAGATGGCCGAGGCGCCTGTCTCATCTTTTGATGATGTACGGCTTCCTGCTCTACGTGATCACGACCCTGGTGATGGTCTTCGGCTATTCCACCGCCGCCCGCACGCCCGCTTTCCTGCCGGTTCTGTGGAACTTGGGCGCCCTGATGATTCTCGCCGGCGGTTTGTGGTTCTTCTTCTTCCTCAGGGTGAACGTGGCCTACGAAGGCCATTCGCCTTTCCACTTGGGGCGCGCGGATCTTTTCGTGGGCTCCCTTATGGCGAGCGCCGCGCTCGCGCTTGTTTGGCACTTCGTGCAGACGACGTTTGAGAGCCCGGCGGCGACCCTGCTGTTCTTCGGCCTCTACATCTTCTTCACGACGTTGCTTTTCGTTTCCGTTCCCTGGTCCAAGTTCGCCCACATGTTCTACAAGCCCGCGGTGGCGTACCAGCGCAGGATCGAGGAGGCGAGCGGCGCCTCCGACCTGCCGACGCCTGCCGGCGACCTCCACTGCAGGAACTGA
- the aprA gene encoding adenylyl-sulfate reductase subunit alpha, translating into MARRTRFVDSDILIIGGGFGGCGAAYESRYWGRDLKIVLVEKANIERSGAVAHGLSAINCYMGMRWNENQPEDFVRYARGDLMGLVREDLIFDIARHVDSTVHKFEEWGLPIMKNPQTGRYLREGKWQIMIHGESYKPIIAEAARKAASEVYNRIMVTHLLTDQTDPNRIAGAVGFSVRSGDFYVFRAKAVIVAAGGASHIYRPRAIGEGTGRTWYAPWSSASAYGLLIPTGAKMIQMENRIVLARFKDGYGPVGAWFLLLKSQATNAYGESYEAKYLDQLREMVGEKYIQSQPFPTCLRNHAMIEEMKAGRGPIYMHTQHVLDTKEKEEIGWEDFLDMTIGQAVVWASQNIDPKERPSELITSEPYVMGSHATCSGAWASGPEDVAPSDYHWGYNRMTTVQGLFGAGDTIGGSAHKFSSGSFTEGRLAGKAAVKYVLDRKGDEPRLDEIRIKKLEQTIFKPLENYRVGRNEIVAGTVAPGYLLPLHGLQRLEKLMDEYVGGYSTFYVTNEPLLNRGLELLTMLKEDLEHLGAEDLHQLQRAWELHHRVLTAEAVIRHTLFRQETRWPGYYYRADYPKLNDAEWHVFVASQYDANTGEWHMSKLPVHHIVEQK; encoded by the coding sequence ATGGCCAGAAGAACCCGGTTCGTGGACTCGGACATCCTCATCATCGGCGGCGGCTTCGGCGGCTGCGGGGCCGCTTACGAATCCCGGTACTGGGGCCGGGACTTGAAGATCGTCCTGGTGGAAAAGGCGAACATCGAGAGAAGCGGCGCCGTCGCCCATGGGCTCTCGGCGATCAACTGCTACATGGGCATGCGCTGGAACGAGAACCAGCCCGAGGATTTCGTGCGCTATGCCAGAGGGGATCTGATGGGCCTGGTGAGAGAGGATTTGATCTTCGACATCGCCCGGCACGTGGATTCCACGGTCCACAAGTTCGAGGAGTGGGGCCTGCCGATCATGAAGAATCCCCAGACCGGCCGGTACCTGCGGGAAGGCAAGTGGCAGATTATGATCCACGGCGAGAGCTACAAGCCCATCATCGCCGAGGCCGCCAGAAAAGCCGCAAGTGAAGTATATAACCGAATCATGGTCACCCACTTGCTGACGGACCAGACCGATCCCAACCGCATCGCCGGCGCCGTCGGCTTCAGCGTGCGGAGCGGGGATTTTTACGTCTTCCGGGCAAAAGCGGTGATCGTGGCCGCCGGCGGCGCTTCCCACATCTACCGACCCAGGGCGATCGGCGAAGGCACCGGCCGGACCTGGTACGCGCCTTGGAGCAGCGCGTCGGCCTACGGTCTCTTGATACCGACGGGCGCCAAGATGATCCAGATGGAAAACCGCATCGTGCTCGCCCGCTTCAAGGACGGTTACGGCCCGGTGGGCGCCTGGTTCCTGCTGCTCAAGTCCCAGGCCACCAACGCCTACGGAGAAAGCTACGAAGCGAAGTACCTGGACCAGCTCAGGGAAATGGTCGGGGAAAAGTACATCCAGAGCCAGCCGTTCCCGACCTGCCTGCGCAACCATGCCATGATCGAGGAGATGAAAGCGGGGCGGGGCCCGATCTACATGCACACCCAGCACGTCCTCGACACCAAGGAAAAAGAGGAGATCGGCTGGGAGGATTTCCTCGACATGACCATCGGCCAGGCAGTGGTCTGGGCCTCCCAGAACATCGATCCCAAGGAAAGGCCCTCCGAGCTGATCACCTCCGAGCCCTACGTCATGGGTTCCCACGCCACCTGCTCCGGCGCCTGGGCGAGCGGGCCGGAGGATGTGGCGCCCTCGGATTACCACTGGGGATACAACCGCATGACCACGGTGCAGGGGCTCTTCGGGGCCGGGGATACCATCGGCGGTTCCGCCCACAAGTTCTCCTCCGGCTCCTTCACCGAGGGAAGGCTGGCCGGCAAGGCGGCGGTCAAGTATGTCCTGGACCGGAAAGGCGACGAGCCCCGGCTCGACGAAATCCGGATCAAGAAGCTCGAACAGACCATCTTCAAGCCGCTGGAAAACTACCGGGTGGGAAGGAACGAGATCGTCGCCGGGACGGTGGCGCCGGGCTACCTGCTGCCCCTCCACGGCCTGCAGCGGCTGGAGAAGCTCATGGACGAGTACGTGGGCGGCTACAGCACCTTTTACGTGACCAACGAACCCCTGCTCAACCGGGGCCTGGAGCTGCTCACCATGCTCAAGGAGGACCTCGAACATCTCGGCGCCGAGGACCTGCACCAGCTCCAGCGGGCCTGGGAACTCCACCATCGGGTCCTGACCGCGGAGGCGGTGATTCGACACACCCTGTTTCGCCAGGAAACCCGATGGCCGGGCTACTATTATCGCGCCGATTACCCGAAGCTGAACGACGCCGAGTGGCATGTTTTCGTCGCTTCCCAGTACGATGCCAACACCGGCGAATGGCACATGAGCAAGCTGCCCGTGCACCACATCGTTGAGCAAAAGTGA